The Arachis hypogaea cultivar Tifrunner chromosome 19, arahy.Tifrunner.gnm2.J5K5, whole genome shotgun sequence genome has a window encoding:
- the LOC112778609 gene encoding uncharacterized protein, with protein sequence MIWKFPPNKRDEIHWAYIKVGPNQSILDNYPFSGDKSHHHFQASWFKLFPSWLEYSIEDDAIYYFSCFLFAKEPSINTGSNDFIENGFRNWKKVNNGKECSFLNHIGKGPNSFHHKALKSCDDLMKQSQHIDRLLHKQTLEEIEKNRIRLETSVDCIRWLTFQGCAYRGHDESQSSSNRGNFLKMLKFLGSYNERVKKNVLKNVPKNAKYTSNDVQKEILHILATKVRNSIREEIGDAKFCFIVDEARDESKKVQMAIVLRFVTLDGFVKERFFDLVHVTDTCAITLKKELISVLSHYNLQVENIRGQGYDGASNMRGEWNSLQALFLKDSLQAYYVYCFAHRLQLALVTASREVLQIHEFFTQLNSIITIVSASSKRHD encoded by the coding sequence ATGATTTGGAAGTTTCCTCCAAATAAAAGAGATGAAATCCATTGGGCTTATATTAAAGTTGGGCCAAATCAATCAATTCTTGATAATTATCCATTTTCTGGTGATAAAAGTCATCATCACTTTCAAGCTTCATGGTTTAAATTGTTCCCATCTTGGTTAGAATATTCTATAGAAGATGATGCTATATATTATTTTtcgtgctttctttttgctaaggaaCCTTCAATCAATACGGGTTCAAATGATTTTATTGAGAATGGTTttaggaattggaagaaagtaaataatggaaaagaatgTTCTTTTTTGAATCACATTGGCAAAGGTCCCAACTCATTCCATCATAAGGCGCTGAAATCATGTGATGATTTGATGAAACAATCACAACATATCGACAGACTTCTTCATAAGCAAACATTAGAAGAGATTGAAAAGAATCGAATTCGACTAGAAACATCTGTAGATTGCATTAGATGGTTGACATTTCAAGGTTGCGCATACAGAGGACATGATGAAAGCCAAAGTTCAAGCAACAGAGGTAACTTTTTAAAAATGTTGAAATTTTTGGGATCTTACAATGAAAGAGTGAAAAAGAATGTTTTGAAAAATGTTCCAAAAAATGCTAAGTATACTTCAAATGATGTCCAAAAAGAAATTCTACATATTCTTGCTACTAAGGTGAGAAATTCAATTAGAGAAGAGATTGGAGATGccaaattttgttttattgttgatGAAGCTAGAGATGAATCTAAAAAGGTGCAAATGGCCATTGTTTTGAGATTTGTTACTCTAGATGGTTTTGTTAAAGAGAGATTCTTTGATCTTGTGCATGTCACTGATACTTGTGCAATAACTTTAAAGAAAGAATTGATTTCTGTCCTTTCTCATTATAATCTCCAAGTTGAAAATATTAGGGGTCAAGGGTATGATGGTGCTAGCAACATGCGGGGTGAGTGGAATAGTTTGCAAGCTTTGTTTCTTAAAGATTCTCTACAAGCATACTATGTATATTGTTTTGCTCATAGGTTACAATTAGCATTGGTGACAGCTTCAAGAGAGGtacttcaaattcatgaattttttactCAATTAAACTCTATTATCACTATTGTTAGTGCTTCTTCAAAAAGACATGATTAA
- the LOC140182313 gene encoding uncharacterized protein — MFTATNIVLNNIIEDETTYAQRGETYGISKILLSFEFVFTLHLMKEIMGITNVLCQALQQQSQDILNAMDIVSTSKLLLQQLRDGGWCNFLANVKDFCEKHEIEVPNMSAQYVFGRGRSRQPSVIVEHHYRIDIFLATIDS; from the coding sequence ATGTTTACTGCTACCAACATTGTTCTCAATAATATCATTGAAGACGAGACAACTTATGCACAAAGAGGTGAGACTTATGgtattagtaaaatattattgtcatttgaatttgttttcacTTTGCACTTGATGAAAGAGATTATGGGAATCACTAATGTTCTTTGCCAAGCACTGCAACAACAATCTCAAGATATTCTTAATGCAATGGATATTGTTTCTACATCAAAGTTACTTCTTCAACAATTAAGAGATGGTGGATGGTGCAATTTTCTTGCAAATGTTAAAGATTTTTGTGAAAAGCATGAAATTGAAGTCCCTAATATGAGTGCACAATATGTTTTTGGAAGAGGTAGATCTCGTCAACCAAGTGTGATAGTTGAGCATCATTATCGAATAGATATATTCTTGGCAACAATTGACTCTTAA